One part of the Streptomyces lydicus genome encodes these proteins:
- the rpsK gene encoding 30S ribosomal protein S11: MPPKGRTAGAKKVRRKEKKNVAHGHAHIKSTFNNTIVSITDPTGNVISWASAGHVGFKGSRKSTPFAAQMAAESAARRAQEHGMRKVDVFVKGPGSGRETAIRSLQATGLEVGSIQDVTPTPHNGCRPPKRRRV; encoded by the coding sequence ATGCCTCCGAAGGGCCGTACGGCCGGCGCCAAGAAGGTGCGCCGCAAGGAGAAGAAGAACGTCGCCCACGGGCACGCTCACATCAAGAGCACGTTCAACAACACGATCGTCTCGATCACCGACCCGACCGGGAACGTGATTTCTTGGGCCTCTGCCGGCCACGTCGGCTTCAAGGGCTCGCGCAAGTCCACCCCCTTCGCCGCGCAGATGGCCGCCGAGTCGGCCGCCCGCCGCGCGCAGGAGCACGGCATGCGCAAGGTTGACGTCTTCGTCAAGGGTCCCGGCTCCGGCCGTGAGACCGCGATCCGCTCGCTCCAGGCCACCGGCCTGGAGGTCGGCTCGATCCAGGACGTCACCCCCACCCCGCACAACGGATGCCGCCCGCCCAAGCGTCGCCGCGTCTGA
- the rpmJ gene encoding 50S ribosomal protein L36, which yields MKVKPSVKKICDKCKVIRRHGRVMVICDNLRHKQRQG from the coding sequence ATGAAGGTCAAGCCGAGCGTCAAGAAGATCTGCGACAAGTGCAAGGTGATCCGCCGCCACGGCCGGGTCATGGTCATCTGCGACAACCTGCGCCACAAGCAGCGCCAGGGCTGA
- the map gene encoding type I methionyl aminopeptidase, with protein sequence MVEIKTPEQIAKMREAGLVVAAIHAATRQVAVPGATTKDLDDAARKVLAEHGAKSNFLGYGGFPATICTSVNDVVVHGIPDTDTVLQDGDIISIDCGAIIDGWHGDAAYTAFVGSGHSAELVELSRVTEESMWAGIAAVAKGNRLVDISRAIEGYIRRQPRPASGKYGIVEDYGGHGIGSQMHMDPHLLNYVDRKRGRGPKLVPGFCIAIEPMVNLGTAKTHVLEDDWTVKSNDGSWSSHWEHSVALTEDGPLVLTAPDGGKAKLAELGITAAPDPLA encoded by the coding sequence ATGGTGGAGATCAAGACCCCCGAGCAGATCGCGAAGATGCGCGAGGCGGGGCTGGTGGTCGCCGCCATCCACGCCGCGACCCGTCAGGTCGCGGTGCCGGGCGCCACGACCAAGGACCTGGACGACGCGGCGCGCAAGGTGCTGGCCGAGCACGGTGCGAAGTCGAACTTCCTCGGGTACGGCGGCTTTCCCGCGACGATCTGCACCTCGGTGAACGACGTCGTCGTCCACGGCATCCCGGACACCGACACGGTGCTCCAGGACGGGGACATCATCTCCATCGACTGCGGCGCGATCATCGACGGCTGGCACGGCGACGCCGCGTACACCGCCTTCGTCGGGTCCGGTCACTCCGCGGAGCTGGTCGAGCTCAGCCGGGTCACCGAGGAGTCGATGTGGGCCGGCATCGCGGCGGTCGCCAAGGGCAACCGCCTGGTGGACATCTCCAGGGCGATCGAGGGCTACATCCGCCGCCAGCCCCGCCCGGCGAGCGGCAAGTACGGCATCGTCGAGGACTACGGCGGCCACGGCATCGGCTCGCAGATGCACATGGACCCCCACCTGCTGAACTACGTCGACCGCAAGCGCGGCCGCGGCCCGAAGCTGGTGCCCGGTTTCTGCATCGCGATCGAGCCGATGGTCAACCTCGGTACGGCCAAGACCCACGTCCTCGAGGACGACTGGACGGTCAAGTCGAACGACGGCAGCTGGTCCTCGCACTGGGAGCACTCGGTCGCGCTGACCGAGGACGGTCCGCTGGTGCTGACCGCGCCGGACGGCGGCAAGGCCAAGCTGGCCGAGCTGGGCATCACCGCCGCGCCCGACCCGCTGGCGTAG
- the infA gene encoding translation initiation factor IF-1, producing the protein MAKKQGAIEIEGTVIESLPNAMFKVELQNGHKVLAHISGKMRMHYIRILPDDRVVVELSPYDLTRGRIVYRYK; encoded by the coding sequence GTGGCCAAGAAGCAAGGTGCCATCGAAATCGAGGGCACCGTGATCGAGTCCCTGCCGAACGCCATGTTCAAGGTGGAGCTCCAGAACGGTCACAAGGTCCTCGCGCACATCAGCGGCAAGATGCGGATGCACTACATCCGTATCCTCCCGGATGACCGGGTCGTCGTGGAGCTTTCTCCGTACGACCTGACGCGTGGCCGGATCGTCTACCGCTACAAGTAG
- the rpsM gene encoding 30S ribosomal protein S13, with the protein MARLAGVDLPREKRVEVALTYVFGIGRTLSQQTLAATGVNPNTRVRDLAEEDLVKIREYVDNNLKTEGDLRREIQADIRRKVEIGCYQGLRHRRGLPVHGQRTSTNARTRKGPRRAIAGKKKPGKK; encoded by the coding sequence ATGGCACGCCTCGCAGGCGTTGATCTCCCGCGCGAAAAGCGTGTGGAGGTCGCCCTCACCTACGTCTTCGGTATCGGGCGGACGCTCTCGCAGCAGACCCTCGCCGCCACCGGCGTGAACCCGAACACCCGGGTCCGCGACCTGGCCGAGGAAGACCTGGTCAAGATCCGCGAGTACGTCGACAACAACCTCAAGACCGAGGGTGACCTCCGTCGCGAGATCCAGGCCGACATCCGCCGCAAGGTCGAGATCGGCTGCTACCAGGGTCTGCGTCACCGCCGCGGTCTGCCGGTGCACGGTCAGCGCACCAGCACGAACGCCCGTACCCGCAAGGGTCCGCGTCGCGCGATCGCCGGCAAGAAGAAGCCGGGCAAGAAGTAG
- the rpsD gene encoding 30S ribosomal protein S4, protein MARYTGADCKRCRREKQKLFLKGSKCESAKCPIEIRPYPPGEHGRGRTKDSEYLLQLREKQKCSRIYGVLEKQFVNYYKEANQKTGKTGENLLRILETRLDNVVYRAGFAKSRDHARQLVRHGHITVNGRKTDIPSARVAVNDIVEVREGSRNLTPFEVAKAEAGEKTVPAWLEAIPSQLRILVHSMPERQVIDTQVQEQLIVELYSK, encoded by the coding sequence ATGGCGCGTTACACCGGGGCCGACTGCAAGCGTTGCCGTCGGGAGAAGCAGAAGCTCTTCCTCAAGGGGAGCAAGTGCGAGAGCGCGAAGTGCCCGATCGAGATCCGTCCTTACCCCCCGGGTGAGCACGGTCGCGGGCGCACCAAGGACAGCGAGTACCTGCTCCAGCTTCGTGAGAAGCAGAAGTGCAGCCGCATCTACGGTGTCCTTGAGAAGCAGTTCGTGAACTACTACAAGGAAGCGAACCAGAAGACCGGCAAGACCGGTGAGAACCTTCTGCGCATCCTTGAGACCCGCCTCGACAACGTGGTCTACCGGGCCGGCTTCGCCAAGTCCCGCGACCACGCCCGTCAGCTGGTGCGTCACGGACACATCACCGTCAACGGCCGCAAGACCGACATCCCGTCGGCTCGTGTGGCAGTGAACGACATCGTCGAGGTCCGCGAGGGCTCTCGGAACCTGACCCCCTTCGAGGTGGCCAAGGCCGAGGCCGGCGAGAAGACCGTTCCGGCCTGGCTGGAAGCGATCCCCTCGCAGCTCCGCATCCTCGTCCACAGCATGCCCGAGCGCCAGGTGATCGACACCCAGGTGCAGGAGCAGCTGATCGTCGAGCTCTACTCGAAGTAA